A stretch of the Acanthochromis polyacanthus isolate Apoly-LR-REF ecotype Palm Island chromosome 22, KAUST_Apoly_ChrSc, whole genome shotgun sequence genome encodes the following:
- the LOC110967827 gene encoding interphotoreceptor matrix proteoglycan 2-like: NQAAEPCLLSPEAASSAGSGRSVDDSDQLTFRKHSAVTRRRRNILFPSGVTLCNQETFDQAAANHLSYFHLRLCQETVWEAFKIFWDRLPERDEYQRWVGRCIDGSVSVHDIGSFFSQSEEHVNLIRSRVAMAAAMNSVTQSSGPPPCSSDTSSIQSEASLSSSPTDEDIFSPETITTDHEDLLPGFEVTARFLDSSFTEVPEDLTSDAGGEAEDVQEASRSPAGVAEVLNVAEDDGTSDRTDQENRPVQDMTEDSEIFEGSPGVFSDPELIREVSPRGEEPPSEVVAQEFTTVSSVVVLPKPTTAAETEATTLEETGQEEPPKKTAEVPPEVLIEPIPDTSVTAEVMPEESPTFTENVEEEPTEDSPEPVDETPPPEPEPTGAGTLDQPEGNIQTEPVEHLSEAAVENKDESEVRTEAVPTVFLMKYPEEEADVLVNVTPEQESVVEPEVPSRASILTTTMKTEGREDSGEEEVPSKPAEILDVVDVPEDVPQVEEPQPKEEVESTGSTEEELNVEVQHEDQTTEVDVKEPTKTAAEEEPVQTEEPPEEPVTVENTGETTTELAEAAGETLILEEEPVENTKETEEEPLEATRVPAEDEDTVTVPTEPVEEEGGEPEPAKENIEPTGMAVNEAGPADGPAKETEPTIEPEPTIEPEPKIESEPTVEPVRELVEVTKTTAEPAQELETVEESAEKSDPVGEPVTEAKPVEEPAEESTEPRREPVQEAELKREPVQEPDLSREPVQEVEPPKEPIQELEHTREPVQAVEPPKEPAQEAEPPKEPIQELEPTREPVQEVEPSEEPVQEAEPPKEPIQELELIREPVQEVEPPKEPVQEAEPPKEPIQELELTREPVQEVEPPKEPAQEVEPSEEPVQEAESPKEPIQELEPTREPVQEVEPSEEPVQEAEPPKEPIQELELTREPVQEVQPPKEPAQEVEPSEEPVQEAEPPKEPIQEPELTREPVQEVEPSEEPVQEAEPPKEPIQELELTREPVQEVEPPKEPAQEVEPSEEPVQEEEAPKEPTQEAEPSEEPVQEAEPPKEPTEEAEPPKKPTQEAEPPKEPAQEPEPPKEPTQEAEPLKEPTEEVEPRTEPTQEAEPHTEPAQEAELVEESTKGTKLIEVMAEKIEPTRQPAHETDSVEEPKEKTEPAGGSEPEAEHKVEPEEDQTHLVRTSEDRTQESTGKETFEEKEDGPPEGLDERTEEEVGFGEPDADGTMAEAEEDVLQEITPVVVVVPEDTEGLMPGIEEEVEVLPESPDQTQEPKPTEPRHVPEEGTVPEAPTGNDLHPGTVPSVEPTKEEDGGPDEDQEAPPLVEGTMTKPPAEEPPEHAVEEVTAGSSLEVTTKYVVEYNNGNFPDLQGSDNFLGNNGFDWEDSIGNEIDDTLPWPPRPLKDQLVELSIRLRGETYNDALRDPSSSEYQKLARHFSRRIEDAFERLPGFKKVHIVEFRPQKDLERGLVVLVHYTITLEVDGGGIANDTLDFISLQNNLVEKNYPGAAEQPTVVYTITDFRNYITEALHKDNFMTNSSLEVADPLLLENAENSLPAEKPTSRPADTFDNMDNVLAAEKPPDAPIHEAESGDVFLKKDDFLFDLFDQWKAPQSEAASENDVFMFDESVNEFPAKTFDPETLDKNSGHIEDEGFLLGNSAGGGDDPRGGDHVVDSGGLSPPLEPQTSLLDDSSGSGFSGDGQSDIWSWQTSLTSDGVFYEGDGGLEVLPPPDLEEDEDEVAAESPTTETEVLIRLELTETPGFKEPLPDGHEEPFLDQVLVTPHISTDPRFSTTTQPPMFSPRGTLAIELSVQTVEASGIYDDWTEPNTLAMPVADFSEPEAWTLGAAVFAEPTDLTVNLPETLEESEEPSEAAVQLPASETHQAPDSSAPSTKELPAFVEVQVATVGESSFDAVTDDPPQLDVPTEKPKLLLPETQDHNEVEVLEEQQIDGTHTMIAPVVEAIDEDLVVDEVMIVTTTTAAPHPAPSVSPDHGNSVALSPEKDSPFTRVSDSLPEDEDLVHHEHPNHEDATEGPISTPSSDVPQSTPESEETPSEESPGSSAPDGDSGVPLTDPDVVESTTSSLQKVNSSVPVTDFQSINHGFPGVPSIDVSFDLFPYGGVATEGDSSGFSSGAQGSDLDAMALPTRPGRALTVFFSLRVTNMAFSMDLFNKSSPEYKALEQRFLQLLVPYLQSNLNNFQNLEILNFRNGSIVVNSRMRFGKPVPSGVTNVIYLILEDFANTAYQTMNMAIDKYSLDVESGDQADPCKFQACNEFSRCMVNRWSGEAECVCDAGYVSVDGLPCQSVCDVQHDFCLNDGKCDIIPGKGAICRCRVGENWWYRGEHCEEYVSEPLVVGIAIASVAGFLMVASGIIFFLARTLRDQYDGEDTEDPLRRGDSVPTLERATKFNPMFESDPVTTQYYRRYDDDVPPYSTPDASKDPSSTEIQSMYHNTTLTKEEIQERLRIIELCSRDQNFADFLRQTQVFLERRGSSTT; this comes from the exons AACCAAGCAGCAGAACCGTGTCTCTTGTCTCCAGAAGCTGCCAGTTCTGCCGGTTCTGGACGGTCGGTGGACGACTCGGACCAGCTGACGTTCAGGAAACACTCGGCAGTGACTCGGAGAAGAAGGAACATCCTGTTCCCCAGCGGAGTGACGCTCTGCAACCAGGAGACCTTCGATCAGGCTGCTGCCAACCACCTCAGCTACTTCCACCTCAGAT tGTGTCAGGAGACGGTGTGGGAGGCCTTTAAGATCTTCTGGGATCGTCTACCAGAGCGTGATGAGTACCAGCGGTGGGTCGGACGCTGCATCGACGGCTCCGTCAGCGTCCACGACATCGGCAGCTtcttcagccaatcagaggagcacGTCAACCTCATCAGGAGC aggGTTGCCATGGCAGCAGCGATGAACAG TGTGACCCAATCCTCAGGCCCTCCGCCCTGCAG ctctgacacaTCCAGCATCCAATCAGAAGCCTCACTGAGCAGCTCTCCGACAG ATGAAGACATCTTCAGCCCGGAGACCATCACCACCGACCATGAAGACCTTCTTCCAGGCTTCGAGGTCACTGCTCGGTTCCTGGACTCATCCTTCACTGAGGTTCCTGAGGATTTAACCTCTGATGCTGGTGGAGAAGCTGAAGATGTCCAGGAGGCTTCACGAAGCCCAGCTGGGGTCGCTGAGGTTCTAAATGTTGCTGAGGATGATGGAACTTCTGACCGGACGGATCAGGAGAACAGACCTGTTCAAGATATGACAGAAGACAGTGAGATCTTTGAGGGTTCTCCTGGTGTTttttctgatcctgagcttattCGGGAAGTCAGCCCCAGAGGTGAGGAGCCTCCGTCAGAGGTTGTAGCTCAGGAGTTCACCACAGTAAGTTCTGTTGTGGTTCTTCCAAAGCCAACCACAGCAGCTGAAACAGAAGCCACCACATTGGAGGAAACAGGGCAGGAAGAACCTCCAAAAAAGACTGCTGAGGTTCCTCCAGAAGTCCTGATAGAACCGATCCCTGACACATCGGTCACAGCCGAGGTGATGCCAGAAGAATCTCCAACCTTCACTGAGAACGTTGAAGAAGAACCCACTGAGGATTCACCAGAACCAGTGGATGAAACACCACCTCCAGAACCTGAACCCACTGGGGCAGGAACTCTTGACCAACCTGAAGGAAACATACAAACGGAACCAGTGGAACATCTGTCAGAAGCTGCTGTGGAAAacaaagatgaatctgaagtcAGGACGGAAGCAGTTCCTACCGTGTTCCTCATGAAATATCCAGAAGAAGAAGCTGACGTTCTCGTAAATGTGACTCCAGAACAAGAATCCGTCGTAGAACCAGAAGTTCCTTCCAGAGCTTCCATTCTGACGAcgaccatgaagacagaaggtcgagaagacagtggagaggaggaggttCCTTCAAAGCCTGCTGAGATCTTAGATGTTGTCGATGTCCCTGAGGATGTTCCCCAAGTAGAGGAACCACAACCTAAGGAAGAAGTAGAGTCCACAGGAAGTACAGAAGAGGAGCTGAACGTAGAAGtccaacatgaagaccagaccACTGAGGTGGACGTAAAAGAACCAACTAAGACTGCTGCTGAAGAAGAACCTGTTCAAACAGAAGAACCACCAGAGGAACCAGTAACAGTGGAGAACACAGGAGAGACCACAACAGAACTAGCAGAGGCTGCAGGAGAAACACTGATCCTTGAAGAAGAACCTGTAgagaacacaaaagaaacagaggAGGAACCATTGGAAGCTACAAGAGTACCTGCTGAGGATGAAGATACTGTTACGGTACCAACAGAACCTgtagaggaggaaggaggagaaccAGAACCTGCAAAAGAAAACATAGAACCTACAGGAATGGCTGTAAACGAAGCCGGACCTGCAGATGGACCTGCAAAGGAGACAGAACCCACAATAGAACCAGAACCCACAATAGAACCAGAACCTAAAATAGAATCAGAACCTACAGTAGAACCAGTACGGGAACTTGTAGAAGTCAccaaaaccacagcagaaccgGCTCAAGAACTGGAAACTGTAGAAGAATCTGCAGAAAAATCAGATCCTGTGGGAGAACCAGTGACAGAGGCAAAACCCGTAGAAGAACCTGCAGAGGAGTCGACAGAACCCAGAAGAGAACCAGTACAAGAAGCAGAACTCAAAAGAGAACCAGTACAAGAACCAGACTTATCCAGAGAACCAGTCCAGGAAGTAGAACCCCCTAAAGAACCAATTCAAGAACTGGAACACACCAGGGAACCAGTACAGGCAGTAGAACCCCCTAAAGAACCAGCACAAGAAGCAGAACCCCCTAAAGAACCAATTCAAGAACTGGAACCCACCAGGGAACCAGTACAGGAAGTAGAACCCTCTGAAGAACCAGTACAAGAAGCAGAACCCCCTAAAGAACCAATTCAAGAACTGGAACTCATCAGGGAACCAGTACAGGAAGTAGAACCCCCTAAAGAACCAGTACAAGAAGCAGAACCCCCTAAAGAACCAATTCAAGAACTGGAACTCACCAGGGAACCAGTACAGGAAGTAGAACCCCCTAAAGAACCAGCACAAGAAGTGGAACCCTCTGAAGAACCAGTACAAGAAGCAGAATCCCCTAAAGAACCAATTCAAGAACTGGAACCCACCAGGGAACCAGTACAGGAAGTAGAACCCTCTGAAGAACCAGTACAAGAAGCAGAACCCCCTAAAGAACCAATTCAAGAACTGGAACTCACCAGGGAACCAGTACAGGAAGTACAACCCCCTAAAGAACCAGCACAAGAAGTAGAACCCTCTGAAGAACCAGTACAGGAAGCAGAACCTCCTAAAGAACCAATTCAAGAACCGGAACTCACCAGGGAACCAGTACAGGAAGTAGAACCCTCTGAAGAACCAGTACAAGAAGCAGAACCCCCTAAAGAACCAATTCAAGAACTGGAACTCACCAGGGAACCAGTACAGGAAGTAGAACCCCCTAAAGAACCAGCACAAGAAGTAGAACCCTCTGAAGAACCAGTACAGGAAGAAGAAGCCCCTAAAGAACCAACACAAGAAGCAGAACCCTCTGAAGAACCAGTTCAAGAAGCAGAACCCCCTAAAGAACCAACAGAAGAAGCAGAACCCCCTAAAAAACCAACACAAGAAGCAGAACCTCCTAAAGAACCAGCACAAGAACCAGAACCCCCTAAAGAACCAACACAAGAAGCAGAACCCCTTAAAGAACCAACAGAAGAAGTGGAACCCCGTACAGAACCAACACAAGAAGCAGAACCCCATACAGAACCAGCACAAGAAGCAGAACTAGTAGAAGAATCcacaaaaggaacaaaactTATAGAAGTTATGGCAGAAAAAATAGAACCCACAAGACAACCAGCACATGAAACTGATTCTGTGGAAGAACCCAAAGAAAAGACGGAACCTGCAGGAGGATCTGAACCAGAAGCAGAACACAAAGTAGAACCTGAAGAAGATCAAACCCATCTGGTCAGAACATCTGAAGACAGAACACAAGAATCAACTGGAAAGGAAACGTTTGAGGAGAAAGAAGACGGACCTCCTGAGGGTCTAGAcgagagaacagaggaggaagttggTTTTGGAGAACCAGACGCAGACGGAACCATGGCAGAAGCCGAAGAAGACGTTCTACAAGAGATCACTCCGgttgttgttgtggttccagAAGACACTGAGGGATTAATGCCGGGGAttgaggaggaggtggaagtTCTACCAGAAAGTCCAGACCAGACCCAGGAACCCAAACCTACAGAACCCAGACATGTTCCTGAGGAAGGAACCGTCCCAGAGGCTCCTACAGGAAATGACCTCCATCCAGGGACGGTTCCAAGTGTAGAACCCACcaaggaggaggatggaggtccaGATGAGGACCAGGAAGCTCCTCCATTGGTTGAAGGAACCATGACGAAGCCTCCAGCAGAAGAACCTCCAGAACACGCGGTGGAGGAGGTCACGGCCGGTTCCTCTCTGGAGGTCACCACCAAGTACGTGGTGGAGTACAACAACGGGAACTTCCCCGACCTCCAGGGATCCGACAACTTCCTGGGGAACAACGGTTTCGACTGGGAGGACTCG ATCGGGAACGAGATAGACGACACCCTGCCGTGGCCCCCGAGGCCCCTGAaggaccagctggtggagctGAGCATCCGGCTGAGAGGAGAAACCTACAACGATGCTCTGAGAGACCCGAGCAGCTCCGAGTACCAGAAGTTAGCCCGACACTTCAGTAGAAGG ATTGAAGACGCCTTCGAACGTCTGCCGGGATTCAAGAAGGTTCACATCGTGGAGTTCAG accTCAGAAGGACCTGGAACG GGGTCTGGTGGTCCTGGTCCACTACACCATCACCCTGGAGGTGGACGGTGGCGGCATCGCCAACGACACGCTAGACTTTATCTCGCTGCAGAACAACCTGGTGGAGAAGAACTACCCAGGCGCCGCCGAGCAGCCTACCGTGGTCTACACCATCACAGACTTCCGCAACTATATCACCGAGGCGCTGCACAAGGACAACTTCATGACCAACAGCAGCCTGGAGGTGGCCGACCCCCTGCTGCTGGAGAATG CGGAAAACTCACTGCCAGCAGAGAAACCCACGAGTAGACCAGCTGACACCTTCGACAACATG GATAATGTCCTTGCTGCAGAGAAGCCTCCCGACGCTCCGATCCACGAGGCGGAGAGCGGCGATGTGTTCCTGAAGAAGGACGACTTCCTGTTCGACCTGTTTGACCAGTGGAAGGCCCCGCAGAGCGAGGCGGCCAGCGAGAATGACGTCTTCATGTTCGACGAGAGCGTCAACGAATTCCCAGCAAAGACCTTCGACCCGGAGACTCTGGACAAGA ATAGTGGACATATTGAAGACGAGGGATTCCTGCTCGGTAACTCTGCTGGTGGTGGAGATGATCCTCGTGGAGGAGACCATGTGGTCGATTCTGGAGGCTTATCTCCTCCTCTGGAACCTCAAACCTCCTTGCTGGACGACAGTTCTGGCTCCGGGTTCTCTGGAGACGGTCAATCTGACATCTGGTCCTGGCAGACTTCACTGACGTCCGATGGTGTCTTTTATGAGGGGGACGGAGGCCTGGAGGTTCTACCACCCCCTGAtctggaggaggatgaagacgaGGTCGCTGCTGAGTCACCGACCACGGAGACAGAAGTTCTGATTAGACTAGAACTCACTGAGACACCTGGCTTTAAAGAACCACTTCCAGACGGACACGAGGAACCTTTCCTGGATCAAGTTCTGGTCACACCACACATCAGCACAGATCCACGGTTCTCAACCACAACGCAACCCCCCATGTTCTCGCCCAGAGGAACCCTGGCTATAGAACTCTCTGTGCAGACGGTGGAAGCTTCCGGGATCTATGACGACTGGACTGAACCAAACACCCTGGCGATGCCAGTTGCTGATTTTTCTGAACCTGAAGCTTGGACTCTGGGTGCCGCTGTTTTTGCGGAACCAACTGACTTAACTGTGAACCTTCCAGAAACCCTGGAGGAATCAGAAGAACCTTCTGAAGCAGCAGTGCAGCTTCCAGCATCTGAAACCCATCAAGCCCCTGATTCCAGTGCTCCCTCAACCAAAGAGTTGCCAGCCTTTGTGGAAGTCCAGGTGGCCACAGTTGGTGAGTCCAGTTTTGACGCAGTCACTGATGATCCGCCACAACTGGACGTACCAACGGAAAAACCAAAACTGCTGCTGCCAGAGACACAAGATCACAATGAGGTGGAGGTTTTAGAGGAGCAGCAAATAGACGGAACTCATACGATGATAGCGCCGGTGGTTGAGGCCATAGACGAGGACCTGGTTGTGGATGAAGTCATGATTGTCACCACGACGACCGCCGCCCCTCATCCGGCTCCGTCTGTCAGCCCCGACCACGGCAACAGCGTCGCTCTGTCTCCAGAGAAGGACTCGCCGTTCACTCGAGTGTCGGATTCATTGCCAGAGGACGAGGATCTGGTTCACCATGAGCACCCAAACCATGAGGACGCTACTGAAGGTCCAATCAGCACTCCGTCCTCAGATGTTCCTCAGTCAACACCAGAATCTGAAGAGACTCCTTCAGAAGAGTCTCCTGGTTCTTCAGCACCAGACGGAGACTCAGGTGTGCCTTTGACAGATCCAGACGTTGTTGAATCGACAACTTCCTCGCTACAGAAAGTCAACAGCAGCGTTCCTGTGACTGACTTCCAGTCTATTAACCACGGATTCCCCGGTGTGCCGAGCATCGACGTCAGCTTCGATTTGTTCCCGTATGGCGGCGTGGCGACTGAAGGCGACAGCAGCGGCTTCTCCAGCGGAGCTCAGGGGTCGGACCTGGACGCCATGGCCTTACCAACCCGACCGGGCAGAGCTCTGACGGTGTTCTTCAGCCTGAGGGTCACCAACATGGCCTTCTCCATGGACCTCTTCAACAAGAGCTCCCCAGAGTACAAGGCTCTGGAGCAGCGGTTCCTGCAGCTG CTCGTCCCGTACCTCCAGTCCAACCTGAACAACTTCCAGAACCTGGAGATCCTCAACTTCAGGAATGGCAGCATCGTGGTGAACAGCAGGATGAGGTTCGGCAAACCGGTTCCCAGTGGGGTGACCAACGTCATCTACCTGATCCTGGAGGACTTCGCCAACACCGCCTACCAGACCATGAACATGGCCATCGACAAGTACTCGCTGGACGTCGAGTCAG GCGACCAGGCCGACCCCTGTAAGTTCCAGGCCTGTAACGAGTTTTCCCGCTGCATGGTGAACCGCTGGTCCGGAGAGGCCGAGTGCGTTTGCGACGCTGGCTACGTGAGTGTGGACGGGCTGCCATGTCAGAGCGTCTGCGACGTCCAACACGACTTCTGCCTCAACGACGGAAAGTGTGACATCATCCCCGGCAAGGGTGCCATCTGCAG GTGCCGGGTCGGGGAGAACTGGTGGTACCGTGGGGAGCACTGTGAGGAGTACGTGTCCGAGCCGCTGGTGGTCGGCATCGCCATTGCCTCGGTGGCCGGCTTCCTCATGGTGGCGTCGGGCATCATCTTCTTTCTGGCAAGGACGCTGCGAGACCAGTATGACGGGGAGGACACGGAGGACCCGCTGCG GCGGGGCGACAGTGTTCCGACACTCGAACGCGCCACGAAGTTCAACCCGATGTTCGAGAGCGACCCAGTCACCACGCAGTACTACCGTCGATATGACGACGACGTGCCACCCTACAGCACCCCGGACGCCTCCAAAGACCCCAGCAGCACCGAGATCCAGAGCATGTACCACAACACCACGCTGACCAAAGAG GAGATCCAGGAGCGTCTCAGGATCATCGAACTTTGCTCCAGAGATCAGAACTTCGCTGATTTTTTACGACAGACTCAAGT GTTCCTAGAGAGGAGAGGAAGTTCCACCACATAG